Proteins co-encoded in one Nitrospirota bacterium genomic window:
- a CDS encoding ATP-binding protein: protein MPLRTLPEKDFFGRKEELVGLYRRSLEVERGSTQSIFLSGSRGVGKTELLKQLFNQLFWKQDKIAPFYYSINSAIVSVSEFSRDYLMRYICQRLAFENKESSLIYREGLSIDGLTSILEERNAFWALEILDEYIQYHEPMDSLRIALNVPHQSTLATGMPVVVMIDEFQRLNNFHISGNAAPMLAALFEMPLSFRKAPHLITGNQAEIQEMPVIGALTRMDVQPLQLEDAALMFSSWLDGHGIKISLEPHTFLNHLGGNPFYIKCVARAAGLSKKSEERDCWRIYINEISDGNIYFYWLSVLKSFFPELGKRRKVLEITKRIYHTGESLTQHRISKAFSLSERDTEVITTALYRAGFVRGEFGVFRAPEDRVLIDFIDCLYMKEVRGKSYRDIEIGLLEKAADTKSKGTSFEMTIPMVREAELVAAQCLEQIGKNLHLDEDVIGQLQMAVLEACINAMEHSKGEDKNIYLSFNFAEDLAEISIESSGRDFVSQETGEPFVGRGLKEHAGRGWGIKLMKNFVDSVSFEKTERGTKVVLVKNLLRAAGINKEDTASSG from the coding sequence ATGCCCTTAAGAACACTCCCTGAAAAAGATTTTTTTGGCAGAAAAGAAGAACTGGTAGGCCTATACCGCAGGTCCCTTGAAGTAGAGAGGGGCAGTACACAAAGCATCTTTCTTTCAGGGAGTAGAGGCGTTGGCAAGACAGAGCTTCTCAAGCAGTTGTTTAACCAGCTATTTTGGAAACAGGATAAGATAGCCCCCTTCTACTATTCTATAAACAGCGCAATAGTGTCTGTGTCAGAGTTTTCGAGGGATTATCTAATGCGTTATATCTGCCAGAGACTTGCCTTTGAGAACAAGGAATCATCACTGATATATCGCGAGGGTTTATCAATAGATGGCTTAACCTCTATTTTAGAGGAGAGAAATGCCTTTTGGGCGCTTGAGATCCTTGACGAATATATCCAGTATCATGAACCTATGGATTCCCTTCGCATTGCATTAAATGTACCGCATCAATCAACCCTTGCTACAGGGATGCCTGTAGTAGTAATGATAGACGAGTTTCAACGGCTGAATAATTTCCATATTAGCGGCAATGCTGCCCCGATGCTGGCCGCCCTCTTTGAAATGCCGCTGTCTTTTAGAAAGGCGCCGCATTTGATTACCGGCAATCAGGCTGAGATTCAAGAAATGCCTGTCATAGGCGCTCTTACGAGGATGGATGTGCAACCCCTCCAATTAGAAGATGCTGCTCTGATGTTTTCCTCCTGGCTTGATGGGCACGGCATTAAGATTAGTTTAGAGCCCCATACCTTCCTTAATCATCTTGGAGGCAACCCCTTTTACATTAAATGTGTCGCAAGGGCAGCGGGCCTGAGTAAAAAATCAGAAGAGAGAGATTGCTGGAGGATTTACATAAATGAGATTAGTGATGGGAATATATACTTTTACTGGTTATCAGTCCTAAAAAGTTTTTTCCCTGAGTTAGGTAAAAGGAGAAAGGTTCTTGAGATCACCAAGAGGATTTATCATACAGGAGAATCTCTTACACAGCATAGAATTTCAAAGGCCTTTTCTTTAAGCGAGAGAGATACGGAAGTAATCACTACCGCCCTTTATCGCGCAGGTTTTGTTAGAGGAGAATTTGGTGTCTTCAGAGCGCCTGAAGATAGGGTTTTAATAGACTTTATAGACTGTCTCTACATGAAGGAGGTTCGCGGTAAATCCTATAGAGATATTGAAATAGGACTGCTTGAAAAGGCAGCAGATACTAAGTCTAAGGGCACATCTTTTGAAATGACAATACCAATGGTCAGGGAGGCTGAACTTGTTGCGGCTCAGTGCCTTGAGCAGATAGGTAAAAATCTGCATTTGGATGAGGATGTCATCGGTCAGCTTCAGATGGCTGTCCTCGAGGCATGCATAAATGCCATGGAGCATAGCAAAGGAGAAGATAAGAATATCTATTTGAGTTTTAATTTTGCTGAAGACCTGGCAGAGATATCCATTGAAAGCTCTGGCAGGGATTTTGTATCTCAAGAGACAGGAGAACCCTTTGTTGGAAGAGGGCTTAAGGAGCATGCCGGCAGGGGATGGGGTATAAAACTTATGAAAAACTTTGTTGATTCAGTGAGCTTTGAGAAGACAGAACGAGGGACAAAGGTGGTTTTGGTTAAAAACCTTTTGAGAGCAGCCGGAATTAATAAGGAGGACACAGCGTCAAGTGGATAA
- the ispD gene encoding 2-C-methyl-D-erythritol 4-phosphate cytidylyltransferase: MKGKVIAIVPAAGLGKRFGQGGNKPFRMLGNKPLVAWVFEVLESINEIAEILPVFKKDDMALGCDLLEKFKCSKVKRIAVGGRERQDSVYGALALIDKETDAVLIHDGVRPLIEKSIVEESIRQLGRIDGVVVGVPLKDTIKKILSFGSQGLTEVLVQKTLDRKSLWAIQTPQVFKYSVLMKAYGKAMDERFYSTDDSAIVEKYGGKVKAIMGSYSNIKITTPEDLDIAELFLKKRTESVS, translated from the coding sequence GTGAAAGGAAAAGTTATAGCCATTGTTCCGGCAGCCGGGCTCGGAAAAAGATTCGGACAGGGAGGCAACAAGCCGTTCCGGATGCTCGGGAATAAACCGCTGGTTGCATGGGTTTTTGAGGTATTAGAATCCATTAACGAGATTGCAGAGATACTGCCTGTTTTTAAAAAAGACGATATGGCGCTTGGATGTGATCTGTTAGAGAAATTTAAATGCTCAAAGGTTAAAAGGATTGCAGTTGGAGGAAGAGAGAGGCAGGACTCTGTGTACGGCGCACTTGCTTTGATAGACAAGGAAACAGATGCCGTGCTGATACATGACGGCGTGCGGCCTCTCATTGAAAAATCCATCGTTGAAGAATCAATAAGACAACTCGGGAGAATTGACGGTGTTGTTGTAGGGGTGCCGCTTAAAGACACGATTAAAAAAATTCTAAGTTTCGGGTCTCAGGGGTTAACCGAAGTTCTTGTCCAAAAAACTTTAGACAGGAAATCTCTCTGGGCGATACAGACGCCTCAGGTCTTTAAATATTCTGTGCTGATGAAGGCATACGGAAAAGCAATGGACGAGAGGTTCTACTCAACAGACGATTCAGCAATAGTAGAGAAATACGGAGGCAAAGTAAAAGCAATAATGGGCTCTTACAGCAACATAAAAATAACAACTCCCGAAGACCTGGATATAGCGGAACTTTTTCTAAAAAAGAGGACTGAAAGCGTATCATGA
- a CDS encoding DegQ family serine endoprotease, with protein MKRKILIGIIVLLSGFLLAGISFYIFGRITGPSRLAVTVSPRVPSQIIETSKAFSEIANSISPVVANISTTKVVKREAPSFFDDPFFNFFGPSHDFGSPKKWKEQSLGSGVIVSGDGYIITNNHVIEQAEEIKVTLYDKKSFKGKIVGADPKTDIAVIKINAENLPTAAWADSDKLQVGEFVLAIGNPFGLSHTVTMGIISAVGRASVGITDYEDFIQTDAAINPGNSGGPLVNIKGEVIGINTAIFSKTGGYQGIGFSVPSNLVRSVMEDLIKYGKKTRGWLGVSIQRLTPELAEKFGIKDSDGALVGDVVKGSPAEKAGIMRGDIVLEYNGKKVKDADSLRNTVAQTKAGVQVNIKILRKGKEYNITVTITESPKEPEEAKIESVPEDARRGEALAGLEVVELTKEIAQQLGLNRDEKGVVLLKVEAGSAADEAKLRKGDVIHEIDTKKVATINDFNKIASAIKPGATVLLFINRGGQKFYTAIKAS; from the coding sequence ATGAAAAGAAAAATATTAATTGGCATAATTGTACTGCTGTCAGGATTTCTCCTTGCAGGGATTTCATTTTATATCTTTGGCAGGATTACCGGCCCGTCACGGCTGGCTGTCACAGTATCCCCGAGAGTGCCGAGCCAGATAATAGAGACCTCAAAGGCATTCTCCGAGATAGCAAACAGTATCTCTCCTGTTGTTGCGAATATCTCAACAACAAAGGTTGTTAAGAGAGAGGCGCCATCTTTTTTTGACGACCCGTTTTTTAATTTCTTCGGCCCGTCTCATGATTTTGGCTCGCCAAAAAAATGGAAAGAGCAGAGCTTGGGCTCGGGTGTTATTGTCTCAGGCGACGGTTATATAATCACAAACAATCATGTGATTGAGCAGGCTGAAGAGATAAAGGTGACACTTTATGATAAAAAAAGCTTTAAGGGAAAAATTGTCGGCGCGGACCCGAAAACAGACATAGCAGTAATAAAGATTAATGCCGAGAACCTGCCGACAGCCGCATGGGCAGACTCCGATAAGCTGCAGGTCGGAGAATTCGTCCTTGCTATCGGCAATCCGTTCGGCCTGAGCCACACAGTAACAATGGGCATAATAAGCGCAGTGGGAAGAGCAAGCGTGGGAATCACAGACTACGAAGACTTCATACAGACAGACGCTGCTATTAACCCGGGCAATTCCGGCGGCCCTCTTGTAAACATCAAGGGAGAAGTTATCGGCATAAATACAGCAATATTTTCAAAGACAGGAGGGTATCAGGGCATAGGGTTTTCGGTGCCGAGCAATCTCGTGAGGTCTGTAATGGAAGACCTTATAAAGTACGGCAAGAAAACAAGAGGCTGGCTCGGAGTCTCAATACAAAGATTAACTCCTGAGCTTGCAGAGAAATTTGGGATAAAGGACTCGGATGGAGCGCTGGTCGGCGATGTTGTAAAAGGCAGCCCCGCTGAAAAGGCAGGCATAATGCGCGGCGACATAGTCCTTGAATATAACGGTAAAAAAGTAAAAGATGCCGATAGCCTGAGGAATACAGTTGCCCAGACCAAGGCAGGCGTGCAGGTAAATATCAAAATACTCAGAAAAGGGAAAGAATATAATATTACTGTAACAATAACAGAGTCTCCGAAAGAGCCCGAAGAGGCAAAGATTGAGTCAGTTCCCGAGGATGCCAGACGAGGTGAAGCGCTGGCAGGACTTGAAGTAGTAGAACTGACAAAGGAGATTGCCCAGCAGTTAGGACTGAACAGAGACGAGAAGGGCGTGGTGCTTTTAAAGGTAGAGGCCGGAAGCGCGGCGGATGAGGCTAAACTAAGGAAAGGGGATGTCATCCATGAAATAGACACTAAAAAGGTAGCCACTATCAATGATTTTAATAAGATTGCCTCTGCTATAAAGCCGGGCGCAACAGTGTTGCTCTTCATTAACAGAGGCGGGCAAAAATTTTATACGGCAATAAAGGCATCATAG
- a CDS encoding DNA polymerase III subunit alpha, whose amino-acid sequence MHSHSDYVPLHLHTEYSLLDGAIKINELVALASSYRMPALAITDHGNLFGAVEFYKKVSKAGIKPIIGCEVYIAPKSRFDKNSAENDEKSFHLILLAKDNAGYKNLVTLVTRAYTEGFYYKPRIDMDILEQYSGGLIGLSACLKGEIPYYLQRGMLDRAREKALVYKHVLGPDNFYLEIQANGLPEQIEVNKQLIELSRELHIGLVATNDSHYLKKSDAKAHEVLLCIQTGKTLKDLNRMKFSSDEFYFKSPSEMKEIFKNIPEAVKNTITIAERCNVEFKLGEILLPQYKAEGGEDPYLLLAKLAAAGLERKIGKDAPQLYRERLQTELNVIRKMGYASYFLIVWDFIRYARSNNIPVGPGRGSAAGSLVSYCLDITEIDPLKYGLLFERFLNPERISMPDIDVDFCQDRRGDVISYVSDKYGKEHVAQIITFGTMAAKAAIRDVGRAMDIPYAEVDKIAKLVPNQLKITIEEALRLEPQLKQAYDSDEGVKGLLNIAVRLEGLNRHASTHAAGVVISPAPLTDYTPLYRNPADESIVTQFDMESLEKIGLLKFDFLGLKTLTVIEKTLEYIKQTGRGLNLNDIPFNDKKTYDLLSSSHTTGVFQLESEGMRDILIRMQPNRFEDLIALVALYRPGPMAWIDDFIKCKKGEKKISYVLPQLKEILDETYGIILYQEQVMMIANKIANFTMGQADILRRAMGKKKLEEMMEQKESFVNGAVKNGIAEKKAAKLFEKMEPFAQYGFNKSHSAAYAFIAYQTAYLKAHYPVEFMAATLSLDVNDTDKIVKSINECRNMKIEILPPDINLSGREFKVIGNSIRFGLEAVKGVGGAAIESVLEVRKSGEPFKSIADLIQRVDSRKVNKKVLESLVKAGAFDSIGISRGTAMRAVNDILSSNGKGSRHSGQQSIFGDEKFEPEISSEEWDEAELLKNEKDALGFYITGHPLMKYRGRLAALNIKKTSETGSMSDREEVQIAGVIASIKKFQKKGTTDTMAYLTIEDEEGSVEAIAFADIYRNSLGLLKKDMPVIVKGTIDRTEKGIKLLLREISGIDSMASKNGLKCEISIKYPIVDSLTLENIREALSGSSGECPLYLKMDLPDSEVFIATGFQIDPSSMLIGRLEGILGKGAVRITS is encoded by the coding sequence ATGCATTCACATTCGGACTATGTCCCCTTGCACCTCCACACGGAATACAGTCTCTTAGACGGAGCGATTAAAATAAACGAGCTGGTTGCCCTTGCGTCCTCTTACAGGATGCCTGCCCTTGCCATAACAGACCACGGGAATCTCTTCGGCGCTGTTGAGTTTTATAAAAAGGTCTCAAAGGCAGGGATTAAACCTATCATTGGCTGCGAAGTTTACATTGCTCCTAAAAGCCGCTTTGACAAAAACAGCGCAGAAAACGACGAGAAATCCTTTCATCTCATACTGCTTGCTAAAGATAACGCAGGCTACAAAAACCTTGTCACGTTGGTTACAAGGGCATATACAGAAGGCTTCTATTACAAGCCGCGGATAGACATGGATATCCTTGAGCAGTACAGCGGAGGGCTTATAGGCCTTTCAGCCTGCCTCAAGGGCGAAATACCCTATTATCTGCAGAGAGGAATGCTTGACAGGGCCAGGGAAAAGGCGCTTGTTTATAAACACGTACTCGGCCCTGATAATTTTTATCTGGAGATACAGGCAAACGGCTTGCCTGAACAAATAGAGGTTAACAAACAGCTTATAGAGCTTTCGCGGGAACTCCATATTGGCCTTGTTGCAACAAATGATTCCCATTATCTCAAAAAAAGCGATGCAAAGGCTCACGAAGTTCTCCTCTGCATCCAGACAGGTAAAACACTTAAAGACCTGAACCGCATGAAATTCAGTTCCGATGAATTTTACTTTAAGTCGCCTTCAGAGATGAAAGAGATCTTTAAGAATATTCCGGAAGCTGTTAAAAATACAATAACCATTGCTGAAAGATGCAATGTTGAATTCAAACTCGGGGAAATCCTTCTTCCGCAATACAAGGCCGAAGGCGGCGAAGATCCCTATCTTTTGCTTGCAAAGCTTGCAGCCGCCGGCCTTGAAAGAAAAATCGGGAAAGACGCTCCTCAGCTTTACAGGGAAAGGCTCCAGACAGAATTAAATGTTATAAGAAAAATGGGTTATGCCTCTTACTTCCTGATAGTTTGGGATTTCATACGTTACGCAAGAAGCAATAACATACCCGTAGGGCCCGGAAGGGGGTCAGCTGCCGGAAGCCTTGTCTCTTACTGCCTTGACATAACAGAGATAGACCCCCTTAAATACGGCCTGCTCTTTGAGCGGTTTCTGAATCCTGAAAGAATAAGCATGCCTGATATTGATGTTGATTTCTGTCAGGACAGAAGGGGAGACGTAATATCTTATGTGTCAGACAAATACGGAAAAGAGCATGTTGCCCAGATAATAACATTCGGCACAATGGCTGCAAAAGCGGCTATAAGGGATGTGGGCCGTGCGATGGATATACCCTATGCTGAAGTTGATAAAATCGCAAAACTTGTTCCGAACCAGTTAAAGATAACCATTGAAGAGGCATTAAGGCTTGAGCCGCAGCTTAAACAGGCCTATGACTCAGATGAAGGCGTGAAAGGACTTCTCAACATAGCAGTAAGACTTGAGGGGCTTAACAGACATGCATCTACACATGCCGCAGGCGTGGTAATTTCGCCGGCCCCTCTGACCGATTATACGCCTCTTTACAGAAACCCGGCTGACGAAAGCATCGTGACCCAATTTGATATGGAGTCTCTGGAAAAAATCGGGCTCCTTAAATTTGATTTTCTTGGGCTGAAAACGCTTACGGTCATTGAGAAAACATTGGAGTATATCAAGCAGACAGGCAGAGGCCTTAATCTTAATGACATACCGTTCAATGACAAAAAGACATATGATCTGCTCAGCTCAAGCCATACAACAGGCGTATTCCAGCTTGAAAGCGAGGGGATGAGGGACATTCTCATAAGGATGCAGCCTAACAGGTTTGAAGACCTTATCGCTCTTGTTGCGCTTTACCGTCCCGGGCCGATGGCCTGGATAGATGACTTCATCAAATGCAAGAAGGGAGAGAAAAAGATTAGCTATGTCCTGCCGCAGCTCAAGGAGATACTTGATGAGACCTACGGGATTATCCTGTATCAGGAACAGGTAATGATGATAGCAAATAAGATTGCGAATTTCACCATGGGCCAGGCAGACATCCTCAGGCGGGCCATGGGGAAAAAGAAGCTTGAAGAGATGATGGAACAGAAAGAGAGTTTCGTCAACGGCGCAGTCAAAAACGGCATTGCCGAAAAAAAGGCAGCCAAGCTTTTTGAAAAAATGGAACCCTTTGCCCAGTACGGCTTCAACAAGTCCCACTCAGCTGCCTATGCATTCATCGCGTACCAGACAGCATATCTTAAGGCGCATTATCCTGTTGAATTCATGGCAGCCACTCTCAGTCTTGACGTAAACGACACCGACAAGATAGTAAAGTCAATCAACGAATGCAGGAATATGAAGATTGAGATACTTCCGCCTGACATAAACCTTTCCGGACGGGAGTTCAAGGTTATAGGCAACTCAATACGTTTTGGGCTTGAGGCTGTAAAGGGTGTAGGAGGCGCGGCAATAGAGTCTGTCCTTGAAGTCCGGAAAAGCGGAGAGCCGTTCAAATCAATTGCAGACCTCATCCAAAGAGTTGATTCGCGAAAGGTTAACAAGAAAGTCCTTGAAAGCCTTGTGAAGGCAGGCGCATTTGACTCTATAGGCATTTCAAGAGGGACTGCGATGCGCGCTGTCAACGATATTCTGAGCAGCAACGGCAAGGGTTCAAGGCATAGCGGCCAGCAGAGCATTTTTGGCGATGAAAAATTTGAACCGGAAATTTCATCTGAGGAATGGGATGAAGCAGAACTGCTGAAAAATGAGAAGGATGCCCTTGGTTTTTACATAACCGGCCATCCGCTTATGAAATACAGGGGAAGGCTGGCTGCCCTGAACATAAAAAAGACCTCTGAGACAGGCAGTATGTCTGACAGGGAAGAGGTCCAGATCGCAGGCGTAATAGCATCCATTAAGAAATTTCAAAAAAAGGGCACAACGGATACAATGGCATATCTGACAATAGAAGATGAGGAAGGCAGCGTGGAAGCCATAGCCTTCGCGGACATCTACAGAAACAGCCTTGGACTTCTTAAGAAAGACATGCCGGTGATTGTGAAGGGAACCATTGACAGGACAGAAAAGGGCATTAAGCTCCTGTTGAGAGAGATATCCGGGATTGACAGCATGGCTTCAAAAAATGGCTTAAAATGCGAGATTAGTATAAAATATCCCATTGTTGACAGTTTAACCCTTGAAAATATTCGGGAAGCGCTGTCAGGCAGTTCAGGGGAATGCCCTTTATATTTAAAAATGGATTTGCCTGACTCTGAGGTGTTTATTGCCACAGGGTTTCAGATAGATCCAAGCAGCATGCTGATAGGCAGGCTTGAAGGGATACTCGGGAAAGGAGCAGTGAGGATAACAAGTTGA
- a CDS encoding HD domain-containing protein codes for MKKKDDLTRLLFSISSLVDLGQEVTSSDNFSRRMKTALYVITGTFSVPKAALLRYNPQRYKLELLASKGLKDVDGISMQIKTKAVKAIEKNEPHAINTSGKDAFYGQSKDLFKKTQAKTFIPLFAKDEFVGAIILGKRLSREGYLKTEKDVLKIIANQIAITLHNSNLFKSLSSKVNENKRLYENMRHIYHDTIQAFAAAIDAKDVYTKNHSFRVSRYAVAIAMELGWKEKDVEAIYVAGLLHDIGKITIDRGVINKGEDLSVSELSEIKRHPQISYNILSKINFPWKDLVHFVKHHHERVDGRGYPDSLSGEGLSDGVKILALADAFDAMTTDRPYRKKLHLSEALKEVRKCLGTQFDSKISNIFFRVLQKELKGQSKEAQILPHLDKEFDPAIIITLLEGIIAELSA; via the coding sequence ATGAAGAAAAAAGATGATTTAACGCGGCTGCTCTTCAGCATATCATCACTGGTTGACCTCGGGCAGGAAGTAACATCTTCTGATAATTTTAGCAGGCGGATGAAGACAGCCCTTTATGTAATAACTGGAACGTTTTCGGTGCCGAAGGCCGCCCTTCTCAGGTATAACCCGCAGCGTTATAAACTCGAACTTCTTGCATCCAAAGGCCTGAAAGATGTTGACGGTATAAGCATGCAGATTAAGACAAAAGCCGTAAAGGCCATTGAAAAGAATGAGCCGCACGCCATAAACACTTCCGGCAAGGATGCTTTTTACGGCCAAAGCAAAGATTTGTTTAAGAAGACTCAGGCAAAGACCTTTATCCCTTTGTTTGCAAAGGACGAGTTTGTAGGCGCGATAATTCTCGGTAAAAGGCTTTCGAGAGAGGGTTATCTTAAAACCGAGAAAGATGTGCTTAAGATTATAGCCAATCAGATAGCCATTACACTTCATAACTCGAATCTTTTCAAAAGCCTTTCAAGCAAGGTCAATGAAAACAAAAGGCTATATGAAAATATGAGGCATATATACCATGACACCATTCAGGCATTTGCCGCTGCGATCGACGCCAAGGATGTATATACAAAGAATCATTCATTCAGAGTTTCAAGATATGCTGTTGCCATAGCAATGGAGCTTGGCTGGAAGGAAAAGGACGTCGAGGCGATATATGTGGCAGGCCTGCTCCATGACATAGGAAAGATAACAATTGACAGGGGAGTGATAAATAAAGGGGAAGACCTATCAGTGTCCGAGCTGAGCGAAATAAAAAGGCATCCCCAGATCTCATACAACATACTTTCAAAGATAAATTTTCCGTGGAAAGACCTCGTGCACTTTGTGAAACACCACCATGAAAGGGTTGACGGCAGGGGCTATCCTGATTCACTGAGCGGAGAAGGACTGAGCGACGGCGTAAAGATACTTGCATTAGCGGATGCATTTGATGCAATGACAACAGACAGGCCCTACAGAAAAAAACTCCATCTCTCAGAAGCGCTGAAGGAAGTAAGGAAATGCCTCGGAACACAGTTTGACAGCAAAATATCAAATATCTTTTTCAGGGTGTTGCAGAAAGAGCTTAAAGGTCAGAGTAAAGAGGCGCAGATACTGCCTCATCTTGATAAGGAGTTTGACCCTGCTATCATAATCACCCTTCTTGAGGGCATTATTGCAGAACTGTCTGCATAA
- a CDS encoding STAS domain-containing protein: MDNFSVSVKSAQNVAVIAPKGYVNDLGAEGLEHECERFLDKGIKKIIINFSAVQFINSIGASIFTGIVQKASEYKGLLCFTNMKRVHSDVFEMLGITRHVKVFKEEKDALDFLKDKD, encoded by the coding sequence GTGGATAATTTCTCGGTGTCCGTAAAATCAGCGCAAAACGTGGCTGTTATCGCGCCGAAGGGATATGTAAACGACCTCGGAGCAGAGGGCCTTGAGCATGAATGCGAGAGGTTCCTTGATAAAGGGATAAAAAAGATAATAATAAATTTCTCCGCTGTGCAGTTCATAAACAGCATTGGAGCGTCAATCTTCACAGGCATTGTTCAGAAGGCATCGGAGTATAAGGGGCTTCTCTGTTTTACGAATATGAAAAGAGTTCACAGCGATGTATTTGAGATGCTTGGTATTACACGGCACGTAAAAGTTTTTAAGGAAGAAAAGGACGCCCTTGATTTTCTGAAAGATAAAGATTGA
- a CDS encoding acetyl-CoA carboxylase carboxyltransferase subunit alpha has protein sequence MRYYLEFEKSIEELELKIEELKSLSNRKDMDITSAVKKLEKKAKELRSEIFSNLTPWQKTLLARHPDRPYTLDYIDMLSEDFIELHGDRRFSDDPAIAGGFATINGVHVMIIGHQKGRGTKERIYRNFGQPQPEGYRKALRLMKLAERFKKPIITLIDTPGAYPGIGAEERGQSEAIATNLMEMSKMKTPIISVVIGEGGSGGALALGVADRIYMLEHSVYSVISPEGCAAILWRKDGDLTPEEFSKSADALKLTAQDLLGFKIIDGIIPEPLGGAHRDPEAVAKNISEIIMQSIEELGGKSGGKLIDERYKRLRRIGSFDVAEA, from the coding sequence ATGAGATATTATCTTGAGTTTGAAAAATCCATAGAAGAGCTTGAGCTTAAAATAGAGGAGCTTAAAAGTCTTTCTAACAGGAAAGACATGGATATAACCTCGGCTGTAAAAAAGCTTGAGAAAAAGGCAAAAGAACTCCGCTCTGAAATCTTTTCCAATCTCACCCCGTGGCAGAAAACGCTTCTTGCAAGGCATCCTGACAGGCCGTATACCCTTGACTATATAGACATGCTTTCAGAAGATTTCATAGAGCTTCACGGCGACAGGAGGTTCTCTGATGACCCGGCAATAGCCGGAGGTTTTGCAACTATAAACGGCGTGCATGTAATGATTATAGGCCACCAAAAGGGAAGAGGGACAAAGGAGAGGATATACAGAAACTTCGGGCAGCCGCAGCCGGAGGGCTATAGAAAGGCTCTGAGGCTTATGAAACTTGCAGAGAGATTTAAAAAACCTATAATCACGCTTATAGACACCCCGGGTGCTTATCCAGGCATAGGCGCTGAAGAGAGAGGACAATCAGAGGCAATAGCAACAAATCTCATGGAGATGTCAAAAATGAAGACTCCTATAATCTCTGTTGTCATCGGCGAGGGCGGAAGCGGCGGAGCCCTTGCATTGGGAGTTGCAGACAGGATTTATATGCTTGAGCATTCTGTTTATTCAGTCATATCACCTGAGGGCTGCGCTGCAATATTATGGAGAAAAGACGGAGATCTTACTCCGGAGGAGTTCTCAAAGTCCGCGGATGCGCTCAAGCTTACCGCACAAGACCTTCTCGGGTTTAAGATAATTGACGGGATAATACCTGAGCCGCTTGGCGGCGCCCACAGAGACCCGGAAGCAGTTGCGAAAAATATTTCTGAGATAATAATGCAGTCAATAGAAGAGCTTGGCGGCAAGAGCGGCGGAAAGCTCATAGATGAAAGGTATAAAAGGCTCAGGCGGATCGGAAGTTTTGACGTTGCTGAAGCTTAA
- a CDS encoding TRAM domain-containing protein produces MAGYLLGSKYDSQVIGAVWGAAAGALTLFTEAALKKISIGVVLGGIFGVSAGLLFANLALFPLKIIVPDYATTAFLLNALFGYTGLLIGLRRGKELTISGILRIFRGQGIEDDLKLLDTSVIIDGRIADVCEAGFIEGTFITPQFILQELQYIADSPDPLKRGRGRRGLDVLHKLQKMSNVTVKIVDEDFPKIKEVDSKLVALARMLDAKVITNDFNLNKIAELQGVSVLNIHELANALKPVVLPGETIKLFVIKEGKEHNQGVAYLDDGTMVVIENGKRLIGKNVDVTVTSVLQTTAGRMIFSKTKEDYEREN; encoded by the coding sequence ATGGCAGGTTATCTGCTTGGCAGTAAATATGATTCGCAAGTTATCGGCGCTGTGTGGGGTGCGGCAGCCGGAGCGCTTACCCTTTTTACGGAAGCCGCTCTTAAAAAAATTTCAATCGGTGTGGTGCTTGGCGGAATATTCGGCGTGTCAGCAGGCCTTTTATTTGCAAATCTGGCGCTTTTTCCTCTGAAAATAATTGTTCCGGATTATGCGACAACCGCATTTCTTCTGAATGCATTATTCGGGTATACGGGATTGCTGATAGGTCTCAGGCGGGGTAAGGAACTTACCATATCAGGCATACTCAGGATTTTCAGAGGACAGGGGATTGAGGATGACCTCAAACTGTTGGATACAAGTGTAATAATAGACGGCCGTATTGCAGACGTATGTGAAGCAGGGTTTATAGAAGGGACCTTTATAACGCCGCAGTTTATTCTACAGGAGCTGCAGTACATTGCGGATTCTCCTGACCCTCTTAAAAGGGGGCGGGGCAGAAGAGGGCTTGATGTCCTGCACAAGCTCCAGAAGATGTCCAATGTGACTGTAAAAATAGTTGATGAGGATTTTCCGAAAATAAAAGAAGTTGATTCAAAACTCGTAGCGCTTGCGCGGATGCTTGACGCAAAAGTAATAACCAATGACTTTAATCTCAACAAGATTGCCGAACTTCAGGGAGTATCTGTCCTGAACATACATGAACTCGCAAATGCCCTGAAACCTGTTGTCCTTCCCGGCGAAACCATAAAACTCTTTGTCATCAAAGAAGGGAAAGAGCATAATCAGGGGGTAGCATATCTTGACGACGGCACGATGGTTGTTATAGAAAACGGCAAGAGGCTTATCGGTAAAAATGTTGACGTTACTGTGACAAGTGTCCTCCAGACAACAGCAGGCAGGATGATATTCTCCAAGACAAAAGAGGATTACGAGAGAGAGAATTGA